The Toxorhynchites rutilus septentrionalis strain SRP chromosome 3, ASM2978413v1, whole genome shotgun sequence genome includes a region encoding these proteins:
- the LOC129774404 gene encoding uncharacterized protein LOC129774404, protein MAAAKHAVGCGMSVNAASIKYQIPRITLARWIVSPQKKKGLGSKKSVFSAEQETELVQHLLYLEPRFYGITMKDVQKLAYELAERNGIPHPFNHKLKMAGRNWLDGFLRRNQTLSFRKPEATSADRARGFNKVSVGAFFDLLRSTLDSHQFPPAFIFNADETGISTVPPKKLNIAAKKGKKQVGSLESAERGVLTTVVMCMSATGQHVPPYMIFPRVRMHDALKRGAPNGTKFNCNPSSYMTSEVFLDWFDHFLENVNPTKENPALLIIDGHSSHTKNLAFAERARANFVTVLVLPPHCSNKIQPLDVAFMGPFKSYYAAASENFMRQNPARTIGLYDVSELMGTAFLKAASGSVATSGFRKCGIWPYNRHVFSNDDFAPSEVTDQPEANVMPIPMVVDDSTVQQVPLQVSTNVSVTHSGNQYCTDEVQTDGPDPASVQVGPVSEISPNSSFNITPSEILPLPKMSVPRATKRKRKSEKAVEITGDVYRQNLASAEATKTIKSIKKGRKPSKKRAKGKTSDEQC, encoded by the exons ATGGCAGCAGCAAAACATGCTGTTGGATGTGGAATGTCCGTAAATGCAGCATCCATCAAGTACCAGATCCCACGAATAACGCTTGCCAGGTGGATAGTGTCACCACAGAAGAAAAAAGGCCTGGGATCGAAAAAGTCGGTTTTCTCAGCCGAACAAGAGACGGAGCTGGTTCAACACTTGCTGTATTTGGAGCCCCGATTCTATGGGATCACTATGAAGGACGTACAAAAACTGGCGTATGAGTTAGCTGAGAGGAACGGTATTCCCCATCCATTCAACCACAAGCTGAAGATGGCCGGTAGGAACTGGCTTGATGGTTTCCTTCGACGGAATCAAACCCTTTCCTTCCGGAAGCCGGAAGCCACATCTGCAGATCGTGCACGGGGCTTTAACAAGGTTTCCGTGGGAGCATTTTTCGACCTTCTTCGGAGCACGCTGGATAGCCATCAGTTTCCGCCGGCGTTTATATTTAACGCTGATGAAACCGGAATAAGCACC GTTCCTCCGAAAAAGCTAAACATTGCTGCTAAAAAGGGAAAGAAGCAAGTAGGTTCCTTAGAATCGGCTGAAAGGGGCGTACTGACGACGGTTGTTATGTGTATGTCCGCAACCGGACAGCATGTGCCACCGTACATGATTTTCCCCCGTGTGCGCATGCACGATGCGCTTAAGAGAGGAGCACCGAATGGGACAAAGTTCAATTGTAACCCTTCCAGTTATATGACCAGTGAAGTCTTCCTCGATTGGTTCGACCATTTCCTGGAGAACGTGAATCCCACCAAGGAAAACCCTGCACTCCTAATCATTGATGGACACAGCTCCCATACGAAAAATCTGGCATTTGCCGAAAGAGCTCGTGCAAATTTTGTCACTGTTCTTGTATTGCCACCACATTGTAGTAACAAAATTCAGCCCTTGGACGTGGCGTTCATGGGGCCTTTCAAAAGTTACTACGCAGCTGCTTCTGAGAATTTCATGCGTCAAAACCCTGCAAGGACTATTGGACTTTACGACGTCTCTGAGCTGATGGGTACCGCGTTTCTCAAAGCAGCTTCTGGTAGTGTGGCAACGAGCGGCTTTCGTAAATGTGGCATTTGGCCATATAACAGACATgtcttcagcaacgatgacttCGCTCCATCTGAAGTAACTGATCAACCAGAAGCCAATGTGATGCCAATTCCAATGGTAGTTGATGACTCCACTGTGCAGCAAGTACCTCTTCAGGTTTCTACCAATGTTTCAGTTACTCACTCAGGAAACCAATATTGTACTGATGAGGTTCAAACGGATGGACCCGATCCTGCTAGCGTTCAAGTTGGCCCAGTTTCTGAAATTTCTCCGAACTCATCGTTCAATATTACACCGTCGGAAATTTTACCTTTGCCGAAGATGTCAGTTCCCAGAGCAACGAAGCGAAAGCGCAAGTCGGAAAAAGCTGTGGAGATTACCGGCGACGTCTACCGTCAAAACCTGGCTTCTGCTGAGGCAACAAAAACTATCAAGTCCATCAAAAAAGGACGAAAGCCGTCAAAGAAACGAGCCAAGGGTAAAACATCGGATGAACAGTGCTAG